A window of Oceaniferula marina contains these coding sequences:
- the trpE gene encoding anthranilate synthase component I: MNTPPVKPALDDFRPLAEQGNVVPVYAQLAADFETPLSAYVKISGEGEAFLFESAESAGDSGRYSILGSNPRAVIKAHDHNITFTEKGETRQWTAEKDILTELESLMARYQPASHGHAPPFYGGAVGYLSYDAVRQFEPSIAPASKDELGLPDALFIIADTLLIFDHLQRRLIVVANAFIDEFETADAAHADAVQRIQSMIEQLDEPLHIAPLNGLAEYATPQASSNTTQDEYESMVVKAKEYIAAGDAFQIVPSQRFETDYSGSPVDLYRALRHVNPSPYMFILQLEGFALVGSSPEVHVRAINGRIDIRPIAGTRWRGKTQEEDDALAADLLADQKECAEHLMLVDLARNDVGRISKHGSVVVDDFMIVERYSHVMHIVSNVHGELDDNHSAYDVLRATFPAGTVSGAPKIRAMQIINELEKSKRCSYSGAVGYFGWDGGHDSCITLRTCLLKDGKAYVQAGAGVVADSNPTYEYNETVNKSMAILRAIGLAKTIGE, encoded by the coding sequence TTGAACACGCCACCTGTCAAACCCGCACTCGATGACTTCCGCCCATTGGCGGAACAAGGAAATGTTGTCCCCGTCTACGCCCAACTGGCCGCCGACTTCGAAACGCCACTCTCCGCCTACGTCAAAATCAGCGGCGAAGGTGAAGCCTTTCTCTTTGAAAGTGCCGAAAGCGCCGGCGACAGCGGACGTTACTCCATCCTCGGCAGCAACCCGCGGGCCGTCATCAAGGCCCACGACCACAACATCACCTTCACCGAAAAGGGTGAAACCCGGCAGTGGACCGCAGAAAAAGACATCCTCACCGAGCTGGAATCCCTGATGGCGCGCTACCAACCCGCCAGCCACGGCCACGCCCCTCCTTTCTATGGCGGAGCCGTCGGATACCTCTCCTACGATGCCGTCCGCCAGTTCGAACCCAGCATCGCCCCTGCATCCAAAGACGAACTCGGCCTACCCGACGCCCTGTTCATCATCGCAGACACCCTGCTTATTTTCGACCACCTACAGCGCCGACTGATTGTTGTCGCCAACGCCTTTATCGATGAGTTTGAAACCGCGGATGCCGCCCATGCCGACGCCGTGCAGCGTATCCAGTCGATGATTGAACAACTCGATGAGCCACTGCACATCGCCCCGCTCAACGGCCTGGCCGAATACGCAACACCGCAGGCATCCAGCAACACCACTCAGGACGAATACGAATCCATGGTGGTCAAGGCCAAGGAATACATCGCCGCCGGTGATGCCTTCCAAATCGTGCCGAGTCAACGCTTCGAAACCGACTACTCCGGTTCACCGGTTGACCTCTACCGCGCCCTGCGACACGTCAACCCATCCCCCTACATGTTCATCCTCCAGCTCGAGGGATTTGCCCTGGTCGGAAGCTCACCGGAAGTCCATGTCCGCGCGATCAACGGACGTATCGATATCCGCCCGATCGCCGGTACCCGCTGGAGAGGTAAAACCCAGGAAGAAGATGATGCGCTGGCCGCCGACCTACTCGCCGACCAAAAAGAATGCGCCGAACACCTGATGCTTGTCGACCTCGCACGAAACGATGTCGGCCGCATCTCCAAACACGGCAGCGTTGTGGTGGATGACTTCATGATTGTCGAACGCTACAGCCATGTCATGCATATTGTCTCCAACGTGCACGGGGAACTCGACGACAACCACAGCGCCTACGACGTCCTGCGCGCCACCTTCCCTGCCGGTACCGTCAGTGGAGCCCCGAAAATCCGAGCGATGCAAATCATCAACGAACTGGAAAAAAGCAAACGTTGCTCCTACTCGGGAGCGGTTGGCTACTTTGGCTGGGACGGCGGACATGACTCCTGCATCACTCTGCGCACCTGCCTGCTCAAGGATGGAAAAGCCTACGTCCAGGCTGGCGCCGGTGTGGTTGCCGATTCCAATCCGACTTACGAATACAACGAAACCGTCAACAAATCCATGGCCATCCTTCGCGCCATCGGCCTTGCCAAAACCATTGGAGAATAA
- a CDS encoding anthranilate synthase component II, translating to MLLVIDNYDSFTYNLVQYFGELGAEMKVVRNDAISVDEIRQLTPSHICISPGPCTPNEAGISCDVIREFGSSTPIFGVCLGHQSIGQVFGGDVIRASKLMHGKTSPIIHGGKSVFAGLPSPLTATRYHSLIVKRETLPDCLEITAETENGTIMGLMHKEFPIHGVQFHPESILTEDGMKMLENFLKA from the coding sequence ATGCTCCTCGTCATCGATAACTACGACTCCTTCACCTACAACCTCGTTCAGTACTTCGGCGAGTTGGGCGCGGAAATGAAAGTCGTTCGCAACGACGCCATCAGTGTGGATGAAATCCGCCAACTGACGCCGAGCCACATCTGCATTTCTCCCGGCCCCTGCACGCCAAACGAAGCTGGCATCAGCTGCGACGTCATCCGGGAGTTTGGCAGCAGCACGCCAATCTTCGGCGTCTGCCTCGGCCATCAGTCGATTGGCCAGGTCTTTGGCGGCGATGTCATCCGCGCCAGCAAACTGATGCACGGGAAAACATCGCCCATCATCCACGGCGGCAAGAGTGTCTTTGCCGGGCTACCCAGCCCGCTGACCGCGACCCGCTACCACTCCCTGATCGTGAAACGGGAAACCCTTCCCGACTGCCTGGAAATCACGGCGGAAACAGAAAATGGCACCATCATGGGGCTGATGCACAAGGAGTTCCCAATCCACGGCGTCCAGTTCCACCCCGAAAGCATCCTGACGGAAGACGGCATGAAAATGCTGGAAAACTTCCTAAAAGCGTAA
- a CDS encoding sulfatase family protein, with protein sequence MKFIIKITTLFAALSLSVGAAGKAPNILIIYADDLGFGDLQCYNAESKIPTPHLDRLASEGIRFTDGHSSSGICTPSRYALLTGRHHWRDFHGIVGAMGNSVFKPERLTLPEMLKQKGYDTAAIGKWHLGWNWDAIRKPDAKKRVDPNDKRKRKTYGPEAYDWTQPIPNGPLDHGFDYYFGDTVINFPPYAWIENDKLVKAPDTLMNTGKWKKIKEGSWECRPGPMCSDWDPYENIPVTTQKGVAYIKAQAKTDKPFFLYFAYPSPHAPIIPNDEFDGKSKAGPYGDFVFETDDSVGRLLAAVQESGQSDNTIVIFSADNGPEKYAYARDQKYDHWSSKPLRGLKRDIYEGGHHVPFIIKYPGVAKAGTTSTALVSQIDIMATLASVVGFELPNENAAEDSHDLLPLLKGDTKNVRYSHVHNTRANQYAIRHHDWVLIVAKNGYLSGRNAEWEKKHGYKPDDQQAVELYNLKDDIGQRHNIADKYPEKVKELTGLLKGIREQGYSAPRLTK encoded by the coding sequence ATGAAGTTCATAATTAAAATAACGACTCTGTTCGCGGCTTTATCCTTATCGGTTGGAGCAGCTGGTAAAGCGCCCAATATCCTGATCATTTATGCGGATGATTTAGGTTTTGGAGATCTTCAGTGTTATAACGCAGAGAGTAAGATTCCAACACCTCATCTCGATCGTCTTGCCAGCGAAGGCATACGTTTCACAGATGGGCATTCTTCGTCTGGAATTTGCACGCCGTCACGTTACGCTTTATTGACAGGTCGCCACCACTGGCGCGACTTCCATGGCATTGTCGGAGCAATGGGAAATAGCGTGTTTAAACCCGAGCGCCTGACTCTGCCGGAAATGCTCAAGCAGAAAGGCTACGATACCGCCGCGATTGGAAAGTGGCATTTGGGGTGGAACTGGGATGCGATTCGCAAACCGGATGCAAAAAAACGAGTCGACCCTAACGATAAGCGGAAACGTAAAACGTACGGACCTGAGGCATACGATTGGACTCAACCAATCCCGAATGGTCCGCTCGATCATGGGTTTGATTATTACTTTGGAGACACGGTCATCAATTTTCCTCCCTATGCGTGGATTGAGAATGACAAACTTGTTAAAGCCCCTGATACGCTCATGAACACGGGCAAGTGGAAAAAAATCAAGGAGGGAAGCTGGGAATGCCGTCCCGGCCCAATGTGTTCAGATTGGGATCCTTATGAAAATATCCCTGTCACAACCCAAAAGGGGGTTGCTTATATTAAAGCACAAGCAAAAACAGATAAGCCGTTTTTCCTCTACTTTGCCTATCCATCGCCTCATGCCCCGATTATTCCCAATGATGAGTTCGATGGTAAATCCAAAGCCGGCCCGTACGGTGATTTTGTTTTTGAGACAGATGATTCGGTCGGACGGTTGTTGGCCGCCGTTCAGGAGAGCGGCCAGTCAGACAATACCATTGTTATTTTTTCTGCAGATAACGGACCGGAAAAATACGCCTATGCTCGAGATCAAAAATACGACCACTGGTCGTCCAAGCCATTGAGAGGGCTCAAGCGCGATATTTATGAAGGTGGGCATCACGTACCATTTATCATCAAGTATCCGGGTGTTGCCAAGGCTGGCACGACGAGCACAGCGTTAGTGTCCCAGATTGATATTATGGCGACACTGGCCTCGGTTGTTGGATTCGAGCTCCCCAACGAAAATGCGGCGGAAGATTCTCACGACCTTCTTCCCTTGCTCAAAGGAGATACAAAAAATGTTAGGTATTCTCATGTACACAACACACGTGCCAATCAATACGCAATCCGTCATCACGACTGGGTTCTTATTGTTGCAAAAAATGGCTACTTGTCGGGACGCAATGCCGAATGGGAAAAGAAACACGGATATAAACCGGATGATCAACAAGCCGTGGAACTTTACAATCTGAAAGATGATATCGGGCAGCGGCACAACATCGCAGATAAATACCCGGAAAAGGTCAAGGAACTAACTGGCTTGTTAAAAGGTATTCGAGAGCAGGGTTATTCTGCACCAAGATTAACCAAATAA
- a CDS encoding sulfatase-like hydrolase/transferase — protein MKYLLLCLGILSCGFLSAADRPNIIVILVDDMGFSDIGSYGGEIQTPHLDSLAMGGVRFSHFYNASRCCPTRASLMTGLHPHLTGIGHMTNPPQSMYHDKGEAFPNYRGFLNRQCVTLGEMLQASGYQTYLTGKWHLGHHDRSRWPLQRGFEKFYGCISGATRLFKPLAPRDISLGNEALTELTSTTDRPYYTTDAFTDYAIRFIEEGKKEKPFFLYLAYTAPHWPHQAHEEDIDRYRGKYMAGWDALRQQRYKRQLELGLLESKHALSPRDARVPSWESFSPEKQKELDLRMAVYAAMIDRIDQNIGKLKMALQKQGQYENTLILFMSDNGACAEGAVLGRGHILDPQKRNLEHNNNYGAAWANVSSTPFRLYKHFTHEGGAATPFFMHWPKGIKTQSDWYRETAQVIDVVPTLLEVSGTPYPKSYNGNKLPTLRGISLAPSFSGESLKRTAPMFSEHENNAFIIDGEWKLVGRGVAAASGPDLKKWELYNLREDRTELHNLAGKHPERLKQMAKLWQEWSQQDKVYPKPSRKKNKKTK, from the coding sequence ATGAAATACCTTCTCCTATGCTTAGGGATTCTTTCCTGCGGCTTTCTCAGTGCTGCTGATCGGCCTAACATCATTGTTATTCTAGTCGATGATATGGGCTTTTCAGACATCGGGTCTTATGGTGGTGAGATCCAAACGCCTCATTTGGATTCCTTGGCGATGGGAGGTGTGCGATTTTCGCATTTTTATAATGCATCGCGTTGCTGTCCGACCCGGGCATCGCTCATGACCGGACTACACCCTCATTTGACTGGCATTGGACATATGACCAACCCACCTCAATCGATGTATCATGACAAGGGGGAGGCCTTCCCTAACTACCGTGGATTTTTAAATCGTCAATGTGTCACGCTGGGCGAAATGCTGCAGGCATCCGGGTATCAAACTTATCTGACCGGTAAATGGCACTTGGGCCATCATGACCGTTCGCGTTGGCCGTTGCAGCGTGGCTTTGAAAAGTTCTACGGTTGTATCTCAGGAGCAACCCGTTTATTCAAGCCTTTGGCTCCGCGTGATATCAGCCTTGGCAATGAAGCACTCACAGAACTGACCAGCACCACCGATCGTCCCTATTACACCACGGATGCCTTTACCGATTATGCCATCCGTTTCATTGAAGAAGGAAAAAAAGAGAAACCCTTTTTTCTCTATTTGGCTTACACTGCACCTCATTGGCCTCATCAGGCACATGAAGAGGATATTGATCGATACCGCGGAAAATACATGGCTGGATGGGATGCGTTGCGTCAGCAGCGATACAAGAGGCAGCTCGAGCTTGGTTTGTTGGAATCGAAGCATGCATTGAGTCCGCGCGATGCGAGAGTTCCCTCTTGGGAATCGTTCTCGCCTGAGAAACAGAAAGAATTGGACCTGCGTATGGCGGTTTATGCCGCAATGATTGACCGCATTGACCAGAATATTGGCAAATTAAAAATGGCCCTTCAAAAGCAAGGGCAATATGAGAACACCCTCATTCTGTTTATGTCGGATAATGGTGCCTGCGCTGAGGGGGCCGTTCTCGGGAGAGGCCATATTCTTGATCCGCAGAAACGTAATCTTGAGCACAACAACAACTACGGTGCCGCCTGGGCCAACGTCTCAAGCACACCTTTTCGGCTCTACAAGCATTTCACTCATGAGGGTGGTGCAGCGACTCCCTTTTTTATGCACTGGCCCAAGGGGATCAAAACTCAATCTGATTGGTATCGAGAAACGGCACAGGTGATTGATGTCGTGCCGACCTTGTTGGAGGTAAGTGGAACCCCATACCCGAAAAGCTATAATGGCAACAAGCTGCCAACGTTACGCGGAATCTCACTGGCTCCATCATTTTCGGGGGAGTCGCTTAAACGTACCGCGCCGATGTTCTCTGAGCACGAGAACAATGCCTTTATCATCGACGGTGAGTGGAAATTGGTCGGACGCGGTGTGGCCGCTGCTTCGGGGCCGGATCTGAAGAAGTGGGAACTCTACAATCTGCGTGAAGATCGTACAGAGCTACACAATTTGGCGGGCAAGCATCCGGAACGCCTCAAGCAGATGGCGAAACTTTGGCAGGAGTGGTCGCAGCAGGACAAGGTGTATCCCAAGCCATCTCGAAAGAAGAACAAAAAAACGAAATGA
- a CDS encoding sulfatase family protein: MPVILFLLLCLPLLGAESKPNIVYIMADDLTHRDLGCYGGQAHTPHIDALAKQGKRFTQCFQAAPMCSPTRHNIYTGLYPVKSGAYPNHTFAKSGTKSIVHYLKPLGYRVALSGKTHIAPKEVFPFEYSGKKNPDMKAIDELMRDSKSSGKPFCLFACSNEPHTPWDKGDASRYPVDQIKLPPYYVDTPETRKGFAKYLAEITYYDSQVGQILALLDQHGLTENTLVMVTSEQGNSLPFAKWTCYDSGLQSGLVCRWPGVVEAGTSSDALVEFVDFTPTFIDAAGGSRPATLDGQSLLPLLKGESNEHKDYVYGIMTTRGIHSGSDYYGIRSVRSKSHKLIVNLSPEAEFSNTCMKTKEFKSWEARAAAGDAHAATTVARYKKRPALELYDLTKDPFEMNNIASNPENAPLIAALRTQLETWMNSQGDLGQATELAANERQTRGKKKRKTNKKK, translated from the coding sequence ATGCCTGTCATTTTATTTCTCCTTCTCTGTTTGCCGCTATTAGGGGCTGAATCGAAACCCAACATCGTGTATATCATGGCGGATGACTTAACTCACCGCGATCTGGGGTGTTATGGTGGTCAGGCCCACACGCCGCATATTGATGCCCTGGCGAAGCAGGGAAAACGCTTCACCCAATGTTTTCAAGCCGCCCCGATGTGCTCCCCGACGCGACACAATATCTACACGGGTCTCTATCCGGTTAAGAGTGGTGCATACCCTAACCACACCTTTGCTAAATCCGGAACCAAGAGCATCGTTCATTACCTCAAGCCCTTGGGGTATCGCGTGGCATTGAGTGGCAAGACCCATATCGCGCCGAAGGAAGTGTTTCCTTTCGAATACTCGGGTAAGAAAAATCCGGACATGAAGGCGATCGATGAGTTGATGCGCGATTCAAAATCCTCCGGTAAGCCCTTTTGTCTCTTTGCTTGTTCGAATGAGCCCCACACACCTTGGGATAAGGGGGATGCCTCCCGATACCCTGTTGATCAAATCAAGCTGCCCCCGTATTATGTCGACACGCCTGAAACGCGTAAAGGCTTCGCCAAATATCTGGCGGAAATTACCTACTACGATAGCCAGGTTGGACAGATTCTTGCATTGCTCGATCAGCATGGCCTCACAGAAAACACCTTGGTCATGGTGACCAGTGAACAGGGGAACAGCCTGCCTTTTGCCAAATGGACTTGTTACGACTCCGGTTTGCAAAGTGGTTTGGTTTGTCGCTGGCCGGGCGTGGTGGAGGCGGGCACGAGCAGTGATGCTTTGGTGGAGTTTGTTGATTTTACGCCGACCTTTATCGATGCTGCCGGCGGGAGCCGACCTGCCACGCTCGACGGTCAAAGCTTATTACCGCTACTTAAGGGAGAGAGCAATGAGCACAAAGATTACGTGTATGGCATCATGACCACACGTGGTATTCATAGTGGATCGGATTATTATGGCATTCGCTCGGTGCGATCGAAGAGCCACAAGTTGATTGTGAACCTTAGCCCTGAAGCAGAGTTCTCGAATACCTGCATGAAAACGAAGGAGTTCAAATCGTGGGAAGCGCGGGCTGCTGCAGGTGATGCTCATGCCGCAACCACGGTGGCACGTTACAAAAAACGTCCGGCGCTCGAACTCTACGATTTGACCAAGGATCCGTTTGAAATGAACAATATTGCGTCGAACCCAGAGAACGCCCCGTTGATTGCGGCCTTGCGTACTCAGCTGGAAACCTGGATGAACAGCCAAGGTGATCTGGGGCAAGCGACTGAGTTGGCGGCCAATGAACGCCAAACCCGCGGTAAAAAGAAACGAAAGACAAACAAGAAAAAATAA
- a CDS encoding endonuclease/exonuclease/phosphatase family protein: MKKIYTTVLCMGVITFPAVAALSFSLDTTSYTSADDVVASWSGGSGSGKDWVAICSDGVTPNRTNAEDWLYIGGTQQSKKRGPKSGSVTFTGLSLSQGTYSAYYLSNDSDTVLSGPINFTVSQAGGGNPAVSLSQDSYDVDESVTVNFTGGPGNDADWVGIYLPGQTPAQGTPSTLWAYTNGTQSTGGGVTSGSVTFNNPGLAEGNYVAYFLENNGYTVLDGPVAFSVDVAGGDSLYTDKSSYDVDETITVSYADGPGNSTDWIGIYYPGQTPAQGTTSLLWSYTSGTSGSVDFTNPGLQVGTYEAYFLANDGYTVIEGPISFSVVGSPGPARPEWVQSPFKRIHGVVGQSYTGLISAYASDPDLGDTLSYSLVSGPSWLSVAADGSLTGTPGSADVGANTFVVKATDLGGKNADATMHIEVFAAGAEVVTELKVLSFNLWHGLGKINFGHRKGVEAIILSGADLIGTQETVDNVSGTNAYQAKKIAELLGWHYSPAGAGDSGIISRYPITSEFTAGIANGIKVKLTSDAAQEVILYNCHLDYVYYGPYEAHLNGSTAQKVLTEEKKSQRDEEIATIISGMNNHLNHADTVPVLLTGDFNAPSHLDWTSATASWHGGVGYVAWPTSLACVNAGLLDSYRMVHPNPAIDPADTWSPLHGGSEPQDRIDFIYYKGNDLNATASEVFTTEVEVTVGAWGSDITPALNNTWPSDHSAVLTTFSVAP; the protein is encoded by the coding sequence ATGAAAAAAATATACACTACCGTTCTATGCATGGGAGTTATTACTTTTCCTGCTGTAGCCGCGTTAAGTTTCTCTCTCGATACTACAAGTTACACGAGCGCCGACGATGTGGTCGCCTCATGGTCCGGAGGCTCCGGATCAGGTAAAGACTGGGTTGCGATTTGCTCTGATGGCGTGACACCAAACAGGACAAACGCCGAAGACTGGCTTTATATCGGCGGGACTCAACAATCCAAAAAACGTGGCCCTAAAAGTGGATCCGTGACTTTTACCGGCCTGTCACTTTCACAAGGAACCTACAGTGCGTATTACCTGAGCAATGACAGCGATACGGTACTATCAGGCCCGATCAATTTTACCGTTTCTCAGGCAGGAGGCGGAAATCCGGCCGTCAGCCTTAGTCAAGATTCTTACGACGTCGATGAATCTGTCACGGTCAATTTTACAGGTGGGCCGGGGAATGATGCTGATTGGGTGGGTATCTATTTACCGGGGCAGACTCCTGCACAAGGGACGCCCTCTACCCTCTGGGCGTATACCAATGGCACGCAATCCACGGGTGGTGGGGTGACCTCGGGCTCGGTCACCTTTAACAACCCCGGGTTGGCAGAAGGAAATTATGTCGCTTATTTTCTCGAGAATAACGGCTATACGGTGCTCGATGGCCCTGTGGCATTTTCGGTAGACGTCGCCGGAGGTGATTCACTTTATACAGATAAAAGTTCTTATGATGTTGATGAAACCATCACCGTTAGTTATGCAGACGGTCCGGGCAACAGTACGGACTGGATAGGTATTTATTACCCCGGGCAAACTCCGGCACAGGGTACGACTTCACTGCTGTGGAGTTATACCAGCGGAACCTCAGGCTCTGTTGATTTTACTAACCCAGGACTGCAGGTTGGCACTTACGAAGCCTATTTCCTCGCTAATGATGGCTACACGGTGATCGAGGGGCCTATCTCATTTTCAGTGGTGGGCAGCCCTGGTCCAGCCAGACCGGAGTGGGTTCAATCTCCATTCAAGCGCATCCACGGAGTGGTTGGGCAAAGCTATACAGGATTGATCAGCGCTTATGCATCAGATCCAGACCTTGGTGATACCTTAAGCTATTCTCTGGTCAGTGGTCCGTCATGGTTGAGTGTGGCCGCCGATGGCTCACTAACAGGAACGCCCGGCAGTGCTGATGTGGGAGCGAACACCTTTGTCGTGAAGGCCACCGATCTTGGCGGTAAAAATGCGGATGCCACCATGCATATTGAGGTTTTTGCCGCAGGTGCAGAAGTGGTTACGGAACTCAAAGTCTTATCCTTCAACCTCTGGCATGGGCTTGGCAAAATCAACTTTGGCCACCGCAAAGGTGTCGAAGCGATCATCTTATCGGGTGCCGATTTGATTGGGACGCAGGAAACCGTTGATAACGTCAGTGGAACCAATGCTTATCAGGCGAAAAAAATTGCAGAGCTTCTTGGCTGGCACTATAGCCCGGCTGGAGCTGGTGATAGTGGCATTATCAGTCGTTACCCTATCACCAGTGAGTTTACCGCCGGAATTGCCAATGGTATCAAGGTGAAGCTGACATCCGATGCCGCTCAAGAAGTTATTCTGTATAACTGCCATTTGGATTATGTCTACTATGGGCCCTATGAGGCCCACCTGAATGGATCGACAGCTCAGAAAGTCCTTACGGAAGAGAAAAAATCCCAACGCGATGAAGAGATTGCCACGATTATCTCAGGGATGAACAACCATCTGAATCATGCGGACACTGTGCCTGTTTTATTGACCGGCGACTTTAATGCTCCGTCACATCTTGACTGGACGAGTGCGACCGCATCATGGCATGGCGGCGTCGGATATGTTGCTTGGCCAACTAGCCTCGCCTGTGTCAATGCCGGCTTGCTGGACTCCTATCGTATGGTTCACCCAAACCCGGCCATCGACCCGGCGGACACATGGTCACCACTGCATGGTGGAAGTGAGCCACAGGATCGAATCGACTTTATTTACTATAAAGGAAATGATTTGAATGCGACGGCCTCCGAAGTGTTTACCACCGAGGTTGAAGTGACTGTGGGCGCATGGGGAAGTGATATCACACCGGCGCTGAACAATACCTGGCCATCAGATCATAGCGCTGTTCTGACTACCTTTTCGGTGGCGCCTTGA